In a single window of the Papaver somniferum cultivar HN1 chromosome 8, ASM357369v1, whole genome shotgun sequence genome:
- the LOC113305550 gene encoding uncharacterized protein LOC113305550 — protein sequence MRAKVSTHWGYDIYCAQIDLEWICKSSSYSRTTQGFPSGLVRFLLWKIWITRNAAVFQNQTFNSDLVWQQATCKTNEYIVTNTAPSKHPLTIQYYGWEFPSTGFCKLNIDGASDEFHNACTSGVIRNDDGSFVAAFSKHIYKNGSNMAELRALKFGSGLAASLQLPSLEVATDSTYVIELVDGSCVIPWFFFNLLKDVHKLYKCFQAISFRHKYREGNFVADKLAKLAVTVGIDQTGISDPPPFLGNLLCADLVRRAFPGAVRLC from the coding sequence ATGCGGGCTAAAGTATCAACTCATTGGGGTTATGACATTTATTGTGCTCAGATAGATCTAGAGTGGATCTGTAAAAGTAGCTCTTATTCTCGTACTACACAGGGATTTCCTTCTGGGCTCGTGcgttttttgctttggaaaatcTGGATTACTAGGAATGCAGCGGTGTTCCAGAATCAAACCTTTAACTCTGATTTAGTGTGGCAACAGGCAACTTGTAAGACTAATGAATATATAGTCACCAATACTGCTCCCTCGAAACATCCTTTAACGATTCAGTATTATGGTTGGGAATTTCCTTCCACGGGCTTTTGCAAACTTAATATTGATGGCGCTTCTGATGAATTTCATAATGCATGTACTAGCGGAGTCATTCGAAATGACGATGGATCCTTTGTTGCAGCCTTCTCCAAACATATTTACAAGAATGGAAGTAACATGGCAGAGCTTCGCGCACTAAAATTTGGTTCGGGACTGGCTGCTTCTCTACAACTTCCTTCTCTTGAAGTAGCTACTGACTCTACTTATGTCATAGAACTAGTTGATGGTTCTTGTGTTATTCCCTGGTTTTTTTTCAACCTTCTTAAGGATGTACATAAACTGTATAAATGTTTTCAGGCAATCTCCTTCCGGCACAAATATAGGGAAGGTAATTTTGTTGCCGACAAACTTGCTAAACTTGCGGTCACTGTTGGTATAGACCAAACTGGGATTTCAGATCCCCCTCCTTTTTTGGGCAATCTCTTGTGTGCAGATCTTGTGAGGAGAGCCTTTCCCGGTGCTGTAAGGCTCTGTTAG